The window tctgaaattgatttaattttttttatgtatttatcaTCTTTGCAGACTTTAGGGTTTCTTACTAACTAACTAACCCAGATCACAGCAAGcgacacaaaacaaaacaaatagaaGTTACACTGCGCAAGAGAGTCAattataatttgaataaaaagtaATGCACGCTTACAAAATCAAacgaaaaaagtttaaacttttttttttgtttcagggttgatatttttgtacaaacgtgtaaattgttcaaaacaaagattcattaataatttattattagttttcgggcattgtttgtttttatcaatttgCATCTGTCAAAGTGCAACAATAATCGTCTGTAGGAGACCGAGTGGATCGACCTTCTCCAAAGAAGCTGACACGGTTTAGGTCGGTGGAACCGGAAGTGCTGGACGAGCAGCAGAAGGCGGTTCTGGAGGCGTGCAAGTCGGGCCGTTGTATGTGTGATCCACAGGGAGTGCGAGCACCGGCAAGAGTTTCCTGCTGAGGAAGaatcattatatttttaacGCTGTTGTGGAGACAGGGGCTAGTGATAATTCAACTAAAGACGGTTTGCAGTTTCAACCTCGACtgactttatttcaaatatcTTACCTATTTATATGCGTTCCTAACAGTGTTAGGAACGCGACCGGTCATAGCCCTCTGGTTGTTTGACCGGTCTATTAGCCTAAGCATAAAGATAAGACTAATGCACTCTCTCTTATTTGGAGGTGCAACGAACCTTCTTCAGATAAGGTCTCGGAACAAACTTTACATTATGCATTCCACAGGTTTATGACCTTGTGGAATGTTCCGATCAAACAATTAGATGAAGGTTCCAGAACCTGTATGGTTCAAGAACCTCTGAGTGGTCTTATCGCCACATCACTCACCCTTATCTGAAAAAGTTTCGTTtatgaaacttttgttttttattataaatataatCTTCAATCAATGAACATCtatacattttattttcaagatcATTTTGCGAAAATGTTCTCTGGTGTAGAAATCTAGCTTttaatcatttgatttttatttcacattatataaattatatttattgattcatttattatatttattattagtTATTTATATATTTCAATAATGTGATAATCTTGTAGTTTATACATTAATATTCATGTATACTGGTTTtttccttacattttttttagaattcatTTTATTATTATCGAGTTCTACTATATACGCTGAACTAGGTAGTAACATATTTGTATTGATTCTTGGGTTAAGCTCCTGTATTTCCTGAGAATTTATTTCTTCTTCTTGAGTCCGGCACCGAGATCCCCTCCCCCTCGAAAATTTGGATTTGCAATACGTGTAAATCCGAAACAGAGTAAACAAGAATAGAACTGCCAAAATTACATACATAAAAAACGTCCAAAAACTAAAGGTGTGTCTTTCTAATTCGACATCTAAAAGTTGCATCTTATCTTGattcatgtttttcaaatttacgatttcatgaaataattgTTTACTATTTGcatttgtgattatttttgtttCCAAAGTATCAGGAACCTTTTTATCAATTAATTTCACTTCAAGAGGTGTGTGTGAAAAACTcatcttaaaattattatattgaatttttgtgaaatcttTTGGATAATAATGCAAAAGCACTTCTTGTGATTTTATCAAAGCTGGTTGTAAGATTTTAAGTTTTCCTATTCCTGATATTTCGTATGACATGTGTTTGTTATTAAATAATACATCTAGTTGGGTTATGTTTGGAACAGCGAAAACCCATGAGTTTTCATCTACCATTTGTAcccaaatttgatgt of the Culex pipiens pallens isolate TS unplaced genomic scaffold, TS_CPP_V2 Cpp_Un0118, whole genome shotgun sequence genome contains:
- the LOC128093787 gene encoding uncharacterized protein LOC128093787, which gives rise to METGKVPLTPSVYSPSRFYDDLLKINEKLPYGFSMPFELKLQNIMKYYAISEVTSVLHDCKIYVNIQFSISNHVLYEAYKGTSVPIMKNGKMFITTFEKEVILKSPNSKIGMLATYAEYKTCKIVQNLRICPSFHILEDLSKLTDCNVQAFFNTSSNSCFSQPINLKHQIWVQMVDENSWVFAVPNITQLDVLFNNKHMSYEISGIGKLKILQPALIKSQEVLLHYYPKDFTKIQYNNFKMSFSHTPLEVKLIDKKVPDTLETKIITNANSKQLFHEIVNLKNMNQDKMQLLDVELERHTFSFWTFFMYVILAVLFLFTLFRIYTYCKSKFSRGRGSRCRTQEEEINSQEIQELNPRINTNMLLPSSAYIVELDNNKMNSKKNVRKKPVYMNINV